The Achromobacter deleyi genome has a window encoding:
- the ftsH gene encoding ATP-dependent zinc metalloprotease FtsH has protein sequence MNNSFSKVAVWMVIALVLFTVFKQFDGRAQTQDGVTYTQFMDDAKAGRIRKVDVQGDVLYVTPDAGRAYTLTSPGDLWMVSDLLKFGVQVSGKPREEQSLLMSIFVSWFPMLLLIGVWVFFMRQMQGGGRGGAFSFGKSRARMLDENTNQITFADVAGCDEAKEDVQELVDFLRDPSKFQKLGGRIPRGVLMVGSPGTGKTLLAKAIAGEAKVPFFSISGSDFVEMFVGVGAARVRDMFENAKKHAPCIIFIDEIDAVGRQRGAGLGGGNDEREQTLNQMLVEMDGFESGQGVIVIAATNRPDVLDPALLRPGRFDRQVVVPLPDIRGREQILKVHMRKVPLSPNVDATILARGCPGFSGADLANLVNEAALFAARRNGRTVDMSDFEKAKDKIIMGAERRSIVMPEEERKNTAYHESGHAIVARLLPKTDPVHKVTIIPRGRALGVTMQLPETDRYSMDKGRLLSTIAVLFGGRIAEELFMDQMTTGASNDFERATAIARDIVTRYGMTDELGPMVYAENEGEVFLGRSVTKTTHMSEATMQKVDTEIRRIIDEQYGVARKILEDNRDKVEVMTAALLEWETIDADQINDIIEGRPPRPPKTPQGPSDTSDTPPTGLATGGSTAAAV, from the coding sequence TTGAATAATTCATTTTCCAAAGTCGCTGTCTGGATGGTGATAGCCCTGGTGCTGTTCACCGTCTTCAAACAGTTCGACGGACGCGCTCAGACCCAGGACGGCGTGACCTACACGCAGTTCATGGACGACGCCAAGGCGGGACGTATCCGCAAGGTCGACGTTCAAGGCGATGTGCTGTACGTCACCCCCGACGCGGGCCGCGCCTACACGCTGACTTCTCCCGGCGACCTCTGGATGGTCTCCGATCTGCTGAAGTTCGGGGTGCAGGTTTCGGGCAAGCCGCGTGAAGAGCAGTCGCTGCTGATGAGCATCTTCGTGTCGTGGTTCCCCATGCTGCTGCTGATCGGCGTCTGGGTGTTCTTCATGCGCCAGATGCAGGGCGGCGGCAGAGGCGGCGCGTTCAGCTTTGGCAAGTCGCGCGCCCGGATGCTCGACGAAAACACCAACCAGATCACGTTCGCTGACGTCGCCGGCTGCGATGAAGCCAAGGAAGACGTCCAGGAACTGGTCGATTTCCTGCGCGACCCCAGCAAGTTCCAGAAGCTTGGCGGCCGTATCCCCCGCGGCGTGCTGATGGTCGGCTCGCCCGGTACCGGCAAGACGCTGCTGGCCAAGGCCATCGCGGGCGAAGCCAAGGTTCCTTTCTTCAGCATCTCCGGTTCGGACTTCGTTGAAATGTTCGTCGGCGTGGGTGCGGCCCGTGTCCGCGACATGTTCGAGAACGCCAAGAAGCACGCTCCCTGCATCATCTTCATCGACGAAATCGATGCGGTGGGCCGTCAGCGTGGCGCCGGCCTGGGTGGCGGCAACGACGAACGCGAACAGACGCTGAACCAGATGCTGGTGGAAATGGACGGCTTCGAATCCGGCCAGGGCGTGATCGTGATCGCCGCGACCAACCGTCCCGACGTGCTGGATCCGGCGCTGCTGCGTCCGGGCCGTTTTGACCGCCAGGTCGTGGTGCCGCTGCCTGATATCCGCGGCCGCGAACAGATCCTGAAGGTCCACATGCGCAAGGTTCCGCTGTCGCCCAACGTCGACGCGACCATCCTGGCGCGCGGCTGCCCGGGCTTCTCCGGCGCCGACCTGGCCAACCTGGTCAACGAAGCCGCGCTGTTCGCCGCCCGCCGCAATGGCCGCACGGTGGATATGTCCGACTTCGAAAAGGCCAAGGACAAGATCATCATGGGCGCCGAGCGCCGTTCGATCGTCATGCCCGAAGAGGAACGCAAGAACACCGCGTACCACGAATCCGGCCACGCGATCGTCGCACGCCTGCTGCCCAAGACCGACCCGGTCCACAAGGTCACCATCATCCCGCGCGGCCGTGCGCTGGGCGTGACGATGCAGCTGCCGGAAACCGACCGCTACAGCATGGACAAGGGCCGTCTGCTGTCCACCATCGCCGTGCTGTTTGGCGGCCGCATCGCCGAAGAACTGTTCATGGACCAGATGACGACGGGCGCCTCGAATGACTTCGAACGCGCCACCGCCATCGCCCGCGACATCGTCACGCGCTACGGCATGACCGACGAACTGGGCCCCATGGTCTACGCTGAAAACGAAGGCGAAGTCTTCCTGGGCCGCAGCGTCACCAAGACGACCCACATGTCCGAAGCCACCATGCAGAAGGTGGACACCGAGATCCGCCGCATCATCGACGAGCAGTACGGCGTCGCGCGCAAGATCCTGGAAGACAATCGCGACAAGGTCGAAGTGATGACCGCCGCGCTGCTGGAATGGGAAACCATCGACGCCGACCAGATCAACGACATCATCGAGGGCCGCCCCCCGCGTCCCCCGAAGACGCCGCAAGGTCCGTCGGATACGTCCGACACGCCGCCGACCGGCCTGGCCACAGGCGGCAGCACGGCAGCCGCGGTCTGA
- the folP gene encoding dihydropteroate synthase — protein sequence MANNFLCGRFEFDLERPLVMGIVNVTPDSFSDGGQHDDTDSAVAHARQLIKEGAHILDLGGESTRPGADPVSVADELARLLPVVEALRDCGVPLSIDTFKPEVMRATLDAGADMINDIYGFRQPGAIEAVTQSRCGLCVMHMKGEPRTMQAAPPEYTDLIGEIGLFLGARAQKLRAAWIDPRRIVLDPGFGFGKTGDQNFQLLRRLSSLRSTGYPLLIGLSRKTMIGQATGRPVGDRLPGSIAAALACVARGASIVRVHDVAATLDALKVWQAAEQGVISS from the coding sequence ATGGCAAATAACTTTCTTTGCGGGCGCTTCGAGTTTGATCTCGAGCGCCCGCTTGTCATGGGCATCGTCAATGTCACGCCGGATTCCTTTTCCGACGGCGGCCAACACGACGATACCGATTCCGCGGTGGCGCATGCGCGCCAGTTGATCAAGGAAGGCGCCCATATCCTGGATCTGGGCGGCGAGTCCACGCGGCCGGGGGCCGATCCCGTATCCGTGGCGGACGAACTGGCCCGGCTCTTGCCGGTGGTGGAGGCGTTGCGCGATTGCGGCGTTCCGCTGTCGATCGACACCTTCAAGCCGGAAGTCATGCGCGCCACGCTGGACGCCGGCGCGGATATGATCAACGATATCTATGGCTTCAGGCAGCCGGGCGCGATCGAGGCAGTGACTCAATCGCGCTGTGGTTTGTGCGTGATGCATATGAAGGGCGAACCGCGCACCATGCAGGCCGCGCCGCCCGAGTACACCGACCTGATCGGTGAAATCGGACTATTCCTGGGGGCTCGCGCGCAGAAGCTGCGCGCGGCCTGGATCGATCCTCGCCGTATAGTGCTTGACCCGGGCTTCGGCTTTGGCAAGACCGGCGACCAGAACTTTCAATTGCTGCGCAGGCTGTCCAGCTTGCGCAGCACCGGTTATCCATTGCTGATCGGCTTGTCGCGTAAAACCATGATCGGCCAGGCCACAGGCCGGCCCGTCGGCGACAGGTTGCCCGGCAGCATTGCCGCCGCCCTTGCCTGCGTGGCGCGTGGCGCTTCCATCGTGCGCGTGCACGATGTTGCCGCTACGTTGGATGCGCTTAAGGTATGGCAGGCGGCCGAACAAGGAGTTATCAGTTCATGA
- the glmM gene encoding phosphoglucosamine mutase, which translates to MIRRKYFGTDGVRGEVGGPVINAEFALRLGYAAGRVLAREHAVRGASRPQVVIGKDTRISGYMLESALEAGLSAAGIDVLLAGPIPTPAVAYLTRALRLVAGIVISASHNPYQDNGIKFFSAQGMKLPDDIEADIEAALDEPLGCVSSEGLGRARRMGDAQGRYIEFCKSTFPNDLDLNGMTIVVDAAHGAAYNIAPHVFRELGAEVHAIGVHPDGFNINKGVGALHPELLAKEVKARGAQLGIALDGDADRLQMVDGEGRIYNGDELMYAIVRERMQRGKVDGVVGTLMTNFGFEREMKRLGVGFERANVGDRYVLEQMQSRGWLYGGESSGHLLCLDCHSTGDGIVAALQVLTALRRNSVPLAGWVSDLRMYPQTMINVPLTPGQDWKTHAGLTAARQAVEAELDGRGRILIRASGTEPKLRLMVEAEDEVLATTSAEKLAASLG; encoded by the coding sequence ATGATTCGACGCAAGTATTTCGGTACCGATGGAGTGCGCGGTGAAGTTGGCGGTCCGGTGATCAACGCCGAATTCGCCCTGCGCCTGGGTTATGCGGCGGGCCGCGTGCTGGCGCGCGAGCACGCCGTGCGCGGCGCCAGCCGCCCGCAGGTCGTGATCGGCAAGGACACCCGGATCTCGGGCTACATGCTGGAGTCCGCCCTGGAAGCCGGCTTGTCGGCGGCCGGCATCGACGTGCTGCTGGCCGGTCCGATCCCCACGCCCGCCGTGGCCTACCTGACCCGGGCCCTGCGCCTGGTGGCGGGCATTGTGATCAGCGCCTCGCACAATCCCTATCAGGACAACGGCATCAAGTTCTTCTCGGCCCAGGGCATGAAGTTGCCCGACGATATCGAGGCCGACATCGAGGCCGCGCTGGACGAGCCGCTGGGTTGCGTCAGCTCGGAAGGACTGGGCCGGGCGCGCCGCATGGGCGATGCCCAGGGCCGCTACATCGAATTCTGCAAGAGCACGTTCCCCAACGATCTGGACCTGAACGGCATGACGATCGTGGTGGACGCCGCTCACGGCGCCGCCTACAACATCGCGCCGCACGTGTTCCGCGAATTGGGCGCCGAGGTGCATGCGATCGGCGTGCACCCGGACGGCTTCAACATCAACAAGGGCGTGGGCGCGCTGCATCCCGAGCTGCTGGCCAAGGAAGTGAAGGCTCGCGGGGCGCAGCTGGGCATCGCGCTGGACGGCGACGCCGACCGCCTGCAGATGGTGGACGGAGAGGGTCGCATCTACAACGGCGACGAACTCATGTATGCCATCGTGCGCGAGCGCATGCAGCGCGGCAAGGTCGACGGCGTCGTGGGTACGCTCATGACCAACTTCGGTTTCGAGCGCGAAATGAAGCGCCTGGGTGTGGGCTTCGAGCGCGCCAACGTGGGCGACCGCTACGTGCTGGAGCAGATGCAGTCGCGCGGCTGGCTGTACGGCGGCGAGAGCTCGGGCCACCTGCTGTGCCTGGACTGCCATTCGACCGGCGACGGCATCGTTGCCGCGTTGCAGGTCCTGACCGCGCTGCGTCGTAATTCGGTGCCGCTGGCCGGCTGGGTAAGCGACTTGCGCATGTACCCCCAGACGATGATCAACGTGCCGCTGACGCCGGGACAGGACTGGAAGACGCACGCCGGCCTGACCGCCGCGCGTCAGGCTGTGGAAGCCGAACTGGACGGCCGTGGCCGGATTCTCATCCGGGCTTCCGGCACCGAACCCAAGCTGCGGCTGATGGTTGAAGCCGAAGACGAGGTCCTTGCCACCACTTCTGCTGAAAAGCTTGCGGCCAGCCTGGGGTAA
- a CDS encoding GNAT family N-acetyltransferase produces the protein MLELARINPSRNAAEPWTGAAPKVLAVGLARTAEEIEQIQRLRYDVFTEDMGVVFPDAQDGIEHDRFDPYCEHLMVREIDTDRVVGTYRILTPEKAREAGGYYSQSEFDLSGLGSIRDELVEVGRSCTHADYRGGAAIMLLWSGLAEYLRRGGYEYVLGCASVSLRDDGVTAAEVWRTVSRHLPQGNEPRVTPLHRYPVEKLNSALPARVPPLIKGYLKLGAKVCGEPAWDPDFNAADFPVLLKMDRMDERYRRHFGLDQPAAVNGQR, from the coding sequence ATGCTGGAACTAGCACGCATCAACCCGAGCCGTAATGCCGCTGAACCGTGGACGGGGGCCGCCCCCAAGGTGCTCGCGGTGGGGCTGGCGCGCACGGCTGAAGAAATCGAGCAGATTCAACGCCTGCGCTATGACGTCTTCACAGAAGACATGGGCGTGGTGTTCCCTGATGCCCAGGACGGCATCGAGCACGATCGCTTCGACCCGTACTGTGAGCACCTGATGGTCCGCGAAATCGATACGGACCGCGTCGTCGGCACCTACCGGATCCTGACCCCGGAAAAAGCGCGGGAAGCGGGTGGCTATTACTCGCAGTCCGAGTTCGACCTGTCCGGCCTGGGCTCCATCCGCGACGAACTCGTGGAGGTCGGCCGTTCCTGCACGCATGCCGACTACCGCGGCGGGGCGGCCATCATGCTGCTGTGGTCCGGGCTGGCGGAGTACCTGCGCCGCGGCGGCTACGAGTATGTGCTGGGCTGCGCCAGCGTGAGCCTGCGCGATGACGGCGTCACCGCCGCGGAAGTGTGGCGCACCGTCTCGAGGCATCTGCCCCAGGGCAACGAGCCGCGCGTGACGCCGCTGCACCGCTACCCCGTGGAAAAGCTCAACAGCGCCTTGCCGGCGCGGGTTCCGCCGCTGATCAAGGGCTACCTGAAGCTGGGCGCAAAGGTCTGTGGCGAGCCCGCATGGGACCCCGACTTCAATGCCGCCGACTTCCCGGTGCTGCTGAAGATGGACCGCATGGACGAGCGCTACCGCCGCCATTTCGGCCTGGACCAGCCGGCCGCCGTCAACGGTCAGCGCTGA
- the ppx gene encoding exopolyphosphatase yields MDQLLAAVDLGSNSFRLSIGRIVQQDGTPQIYQIDRLKETVRLAAGLDAEKRLGDDAIDRAIAVLERFGDRLRSFHPNRVRAVATNTFRVARNTRDFLPRAEAALGFPIEVIAGREEARLIFSGVVHTLPPSPNKRLVIDIGGGSTEVIIGKGHEPGLMSSLYMGCVSYSRQFFSDGVVDAHQMKQAELAARREIEVIAKQYRKMGWKEAYGSSGTAKALFAILTESRFSDRGITRAGLAKLKDRIIRSGRVIPSELPGIKIERSDVLPGGLAIMSALFDELGIDVMHTGDGALRLGVLYDLLGRDDEHDKRDESVRQFMKRYHVDLNQARRVRHAALSLFDAMVADGPERAELRPALGWAADLHEVGLSIAHNAYHKHTAYVLENADMPGFSRADQQLLALLALGHQGKLGKLEPLARSRAQWKAILSLRLAVLLFRRRGEIEPLPLTASVRENSIVVRVNREWLAQHPLSDFTLRAEEAEWNKVGFSFELLEF; encoded by the coding sequence ATGGATCAACTTCTGGCCGCGGTGGACCTCGGGTCCAACAGCTTTCGCCTCTCCATCGGACGCATCGTTCAACAGGACGGTACGCCCCAGATCTATCAGATTGACCGCCTCAAGGAAACCGTCCGGCTTGCCGCCGGGCTCGACGCAGAGAAACGACTTGGCGACGACGCCATCGACCGGGCCATTGCCGTCCTGGAGCGCTTCGGCGACCGGCTGCGCAGTTTCCATCCCAACCGGGTCCGCGCGGTCGCCACCAACACTTTCCGAGTCGCCCGCAATACCCGCGACTTCCTGCCCCGGGCCGAGGCCGCGCTGGGCTTTCCCATCGAAGTCATCGCCGGCCGCGAAGAAGCCCGCCTGATTTTCTCGGGCGTGGTCCACACCCTGCCCCCGTCGCCCAACAAGCGGCTGGTCATCGACATCGGCGGCGGATCGACTGAAGTCATCATTGGCAAAGGGCATGAGCCCGGCCTGATGTCCTCGTTGTACATGGGCTGCGTCAGCTACAGCCGCCAGTTCTTCTCGGATGGCGTGGTGGATGCCCATCAGATGAAGCAGGCCGAGCTCGCCGCCCGCCGCGAAATCGAAGTCATCGCCAAGCAGTACCGGAAGATGGGCTGGAAGGAAGCCTATGGCTCTTCCGGCACCGCCAAGGCGCTCTTTGCCATCCTGACCGAAAGCCGCTTCTCCGACCGGGGCATCACGCGAGCGGGCCTGGCCAAGCTGAAGGACCGCATCATCCGCTCCGGCCGTGTCATCCCGTCCGAATTGCCCGGCATCAAGATCGAGCGATCCGACGTGCTGCCCGGCGGCCTGGCCATCATGAGCGCGCTCTTCGACGAGCTGGGCATCGACGTCATGCATACGGGCGACGGCGCCCTGCGCCTGGGCGTGCTGTATGACCTGCTGGGCCGCGACGACGAACATGACAAGCGCGACGAATCCGTGCGCCAGTTCATGAAGCGTTATCACGTGGATCTGAACCAGGCCCGCCGCGTGCGCCACGCGGCGCTGAGCCTGTTCGACGCCATGGTCGCCGACGGCCCGGAACGCGCCGAGCTGCGGCCCGCGCTGGGCTGGGCAGCCGACCTGCACGAAGTGGGCCTGTCCATCGCCCACAACGCGTATCACAAGCACACGGCCTACGTGCTGGAAAACGCCGACATGCCTGGCTTCTCGCGCGCGGACCAGCAATTGCTGGCGCTGCTGGCGCTGGGCCACCAGGGCAAGCTGGGCAAGCTGGAACCGCTGGCGCGCAGCCGCGCGCAATGGAAGGCCATTCTCAGCCTGCGCCTGGCTGTGCTGCTGTTTCGCCGCCGCGGCGAGATCGAACCGCTGCCGCTTACCGCGTCGGTGCGCGAGAACTCCATCGTCGTGCGCGTCAACCGCGAATGGCTGGCCCAGCATCCCCTCAGCGACTTCACGCTGCGCGCCGAAGAGGCGGAATGGAACAAGGTGGGATTTTCGTTCGAACTGCTGGAGTTCTGA
- the ppk1 gene encoding polyphosphate kinase 1 produces the protein MTTRPHGEPLLLNRELSLLKFNERVLAMAENPKTPLLERLRYVCIVSSNLDEFFEIRISSLKEQQRQSPNLIGPDGKTPDQAFDSVQQAVHELVGRQYNLLNDEILPAMHAEGIALHHASEWNPQQQEWARDVFHRDVMPLLTPIGLDPAHPFPRVYNKSLNFIVSLSGADAFGRQASIAIVQAPRALPRLIKMPQELSGQPEGYILLTSLLRAFVGELFPGLEMLGCYQWRVTRNSDLFVDEEEVTNLRHALQGELSQRNFGAAVRLEIDKLTPVELETFLQREFSLKSDDTYRVPGPVNLSRLMQLCNSAARPDLLFPDYRAPVPAPFDRVGDKPADLFEAVAERDRLLHHPYQSFQPVIDFLTAAALDPDVMAIKQTIYRTGEDSELMKILLAAARAGKEVTVVVELMARFDEQTNINWASKLEEVGAHVVYGVVAHKTHAKMAVVLRREKGRLRRYAHLGTGNYHPRTARLYTDFGLLTADPKLCEDMDKVFAQLTGLGARRSLKALMQSPFTMHEGMVALIRAEARAAKAGKRSRIMAKMNSLLEEQIIEELYKAGQAGVKIDLIVRGVCALRAGVPGLSENIRVRSIVGRFLEHSRVFYFYADGEETVYLSSADWMDRNFFRRVEIAFPIYDKTLKKRVIDEAFTYALRDNQLAWQQQQDGDYARVKSRREPFNLHQVLMQKLGV, from the coding sequence ATGACCACACGCCCGCATGGCGAGCCCTTGCTCCTGAATCGCGAGTTGTCGCTGCTCAAATTCAACGAACGTGTGCTGGCGATGGCGGAGAACCCGAAGACGCCCCTGCTTGAGCGGCTGCGCTACGTGTGCATCGTCAGTTCCAACCTGGATGAGTTCTTCGAGATCCGGATATCCAGTCTGAAAGAGCAGCAGCGCCAGTCGCCCAACCTGATCGGGCCGGACGGCAAGACGCCGGACCAGGCGTTCGACAGCGTCCAGCAGGCGGTGCATGAACTGGTGGGGCGCCAGTACAACCTGCTCAATGACGAGATTCTGCCGGCCATGCACGCGGAGGGCATCGCGCTGCACCACGCGTCCGAATGGAACCCGCAGCAGCAGGAGTGGGCGCGTGATGTGTTCCACCGCGATGTGATGCCCCTCCTGACTCCGATCGGGCTGGATCCGGCGCACCCGTTCCCCCGCGTCTACAACAAGAGCCTGAACTTCATTGTGTCGCTGTCGGGGGCCGACGCCTTCGGCCGCCAGGCATCGATTGCCATCGTGCAGGCGCCTCGCGCCCTGCCGCGCCTGATCAAGATGCCGCAGGAGCTCTCCGGCCAGCCGGAGGGCTACATCCTGCTGACCTCCTTGTTGCGCGCCTTCGTGGGCGAGCTGTTCCCTGGGCTGGAAATGCTGGGTTGCTACCAGTGGCGGGTCACGCGCAACAGTGATCTGTTCGTGGACGAGGAAGAAGTCACGAATTTGCGCCATGCGCTGCAAGGCGAGCTGTCCCAGCGCAATTTCGGCGCCGCCGTGCGCCTTGAGATCGACAAGCTGACGCCCGTCGAACTGGAAACCTTCCTGCAGCGCGAGTTCTCGCTCAAGTCCGACGACACCTACCGGGTGCCCGGGCCGGTGAACCTGTCGCGGCTGATGCAGCTCTGCAACTCGGCGGCGCGGCCGGACCTGCTGTTTCCCGACTACCGCGCTCCCGTGCCGGCGCCGTTCGATCGGGTGGGCGACAAGCCGGCCGACCTGTTCGAGGCGGTGGCCGAGCGGGACCGCCTGCTGCATCATCCCTACCAGTCGTTCCAGCCCGTTATCGACTTCCTGACCGCCGCCGCGCTGGATCCGGACGTGATGGCCATCAAGCAGACCATCTACCGCACCGGCGAGGACTCCGAGCTGATGAAGATCCTGCTGGCGGCCGCGCGCGCCGGCAAGGAAGTGACGGTGGTGGTGGAACTGATGGCGCGCTTTGACGAGCAGACCAACATCAACTGGGCCTCCAAGCTGGAAGAAGTGGGCGCGCACGTCGTCTACGGCGTAGTGGCGCATAAGACGCACGCCAAGATGGCGGTGGTGCTGCGCCGCGAAAAAGGGCGCCTGCGCCGCTACGCTCACCTGGGCACCGGCAACTATCATCCGCGCACGGCGCGCCTGTATACCGATTTCGGGCTGCTGACCGCGGATCCGAAGCTGTGCGAAGACATGGACAAGGTGTTTGCGCAGCTGACCGGGCTGGGCGCCCGCCGCTCTCTCAAGGCGCTGATGCAGTCCCCGTTCACCATGCATGAAGGCATGGTGGCGCTGATCCGCGCGGAGGCGCGGGCCGCCAAGGCGGGCAAGCGCTCTCGCATCATGGCCAAGATGAATTCGCTGCTGGAAGAGCAGATCATCGAAGAACTCTACAAGGCCGGCCAGGCGGGAGTGAAGATCGACCTGATCGTGCGCGGCGTTTGCGCGCTGCGCGCCGGCGTGCCCGGCCTGTCGGAGAATATCCGCGTGCGCTCCATCGTCGGCCGGTTCCTGGAGCATTCGCGCGTCTTCTATTTCTATGCGGACGGCGAAGAGACCGTGTACCTGTCGTCGGCCGACTGGATGGACCGCAATTTCTTCCGCCGCGTGGAGATCGCCTTCCCCATCTACGACAAGACGCTGAAGAAGCGCGTGATCGACGAGGCCTTCACCTATGCGCTGCGCGACAACCAGCTGGCGTGGCAGCAGCAGCAGGACGGCGACTATGCCCGCGTCAAGAGCCGCCGCGAACCCTTCAACCTGCACCAGGTTCTGATGCAGAAACTGGGGGTGTAG
- the pstS gene encoding phosphate ABC transporter substrate-binding protein PstS, which produces MFKRVFKQVSLGVALSAAVFAVQAANVTGAGASFPYPIYAKWASDYKAATNNAVNYQSIGSGGGQQQIIAKTVDFGASDDPMKAADLEKNGLLQFPAVIGGTVAVVNIDGVEPGKLKLSGKVLGDIFLGKIKKWDDAAIKALNPDVKLPAADIIVVHRSDGSGTTFGWTNYLSKVSPEWKAQVGEGKAVKWPTGQGGKGNEGVAAYVGQLKNSIGYVEYAYAKQNKLAWTQLQNKDGKFVQPEQKAFAAAAANADWKSAPGMGVVLTDEPGADSWPVTAATFILIHKSQDKPAQGKAVLEFFDWTFKNGAKSAEAMDYVPLPEAVTKEIRAAWGEVKSADGAPVWK; this is translated from the coding sequence ATGTTCAAACGTGTCTTCAAGCAAGTTTCCCTGGGCGTCGCGCTGAGCGCCGCCGTGTTTGCCGTCCAGGCTGCCAATGTCACCGGCGCCGGCGCATCGTTCCCGTACCCCATCTACGCCAAGTGGGCGTCCGACTACAAGGCCGCGACCAACAACGCGGTGAACTACCAGTCCATCGGTTCGGGCGGCGGCCAGCAGCAGATCATCGCCAAGACCGTCGACTTCGGCGCCTCGGATGATCCGATGAAGGCAGCCGACCTGGAAAAGAACGGCCTGCTGCAGTTCCCCGCCGTGATCGGCGGCACCGTGGCCGTCGTGAACATCGACGGCGTCGAGCCGGGCAAGCTGAAGCTCTCGGGCAAAGTCCTGGGCGACATCTTCCTGGGCAAGATCAAGAAGTGGGACGACGCCGCCATCAAGGCGCTGAACCCCGACGTCAAGCTGCCTGCGGCCGACATCATCGTCGTGCACCGTTCGGACGGCTCGGGCACCACCTTCGGCTGGACGAACTACCTGTCCAAGGTGTCGCCGGAATGGAAGGCGCAGGTTGGCGAAGGCAAGGCCGTCAAGTGGCCCACCGGCCAGGGCGGCAAGGGTAACGAAGGCGTCGCCGCCTACGTTGGCCAGCTGAAGAACTCGATCGGCTACGTCGAATACGCCTACGCCAAGCAGAACAAGCTGGCCTGGACGCAGCTGCAGAACAAGGACGGCAAGTTCGTCCAGCCCGAGCAGAAGGCATTCGCCGCCGCGGCCGCCAACGCCGACTGGAAGAGCGCGCCGGGCATGGGCGTGGTCCTGACCGACGAGCCGGGCGCCGATTCCTGGCCCGTCACCGCCGCCACCTTCATCCTGATCCACAAGTCGCAAGACAAGCCGGCTCAGGGCAAGGCTGTCCTGGAATTCTTCGACTGGACGTTCAAGAACGGCGCCAAGTCGGCTGAAGCCATGGACTACGTGCCGCTGCCGGAAGCCGTGACCAAGGAAATCCGCGCGGCCTGGGGCGAAGTGAAGTCCGCCGACGGCGCGCCCGTCTGGAAGTAA
- the pstC gene encoding phosphate ABC transporter permease subunit PstC, whose protein sequence is MSAVMDNSVPLPPSGADSVTTGTPSPMKQTKNALMDALFKNLTRLFAFLVFILLAAILVSLIYGSRESLAKYGLSFLWLNDWDPVNSNYGAVVPIIGTLLTSAIALIIAVPVSFGIAIFLTELSPTWLRRPLGTAIEMLAAIPSIIYGMWGLFVFVPVFQQYVQPYLIATLGSLPVIGGLFAGPPFGIGIFTAGLILSIMIIPFIAAVMRDVFELVPAMLKESAYGLGSTTWEVMWRVVLPFTKSGVIGGIMLGLGRALGETMAVTFVIGNAFKWSGSLFSPGNSIASALANEFNEAGGIQKAALLELGLILFLITTIVLAFAKMLLVRLSAGEGKKT, encoded by the coding sequence ATGAGCGCGGTAATGGATAATAGTGTGCCGCTTCCGCCCAGCGGGGCGGACTCCGTGACTACCGGCACGCCTTCGCCTATGAAGCAAACCAAAAACGCGCTGATGGATGCGCTGTTCAAGAATCTGACCCGCCTGTTCGCCTTCCTGGTGTTCATTTTGCTGGCGGCGATTCTTGTCTCCCTGATCTACGGCAGCCGCGAGTCGCTGGCCAAATATGGCCTGTCGTTCCTCTGGCTCAATGATTGGGACCCCGTCAATTCGAACTACGGCGCCGTGGTGCCGATCATCGGCACCCTGCTGACTTCGGCGATCGCGCTGATCATCGCGGTGCCGGTGTCTTTCGGCATCGCCATCTTCCTGACCGAGCTGTCGCCGACCTGGCTGCGTCGCCCCTTGGGCACCGCGATCGAAATGCTGGCGGCCATCCCGTCCATCATCTATGGCATGTGGGGTCTGTTCGTCTTCGTGCCCGTATTCCAGCAGTATGTGCAGCCCTACCTGATCGCGACCCTGGGCAGCCTGCCCGTCATCGGGGGGCTCTTCGCGGGGCCGCCGTTCGGCATCGGCATCTTCACCGCGGGCCTGATCCTGTCGATCATGATCATCCCGTTCATCGCGGCCGTCATGCGCGACGTGTTCGAACTGGTGCCGGCGATGCTCAAGGAATCGGCCTACGGCCTGGGCAGCACGACTTGGGAAGTGATGTGGCGCGTGGTCCTGCCGTTCACCAAGTCGGGCGTTATCGGCGGCATCATGCTCGGCCTGGGCCGCGCCCTGGGCGAGACCATGGCCGTGACCTTCGTGATCGGCAACGCGTTCAAGTGGTCCGGCTCGCTGTTTTCGCCGGGCAACTCGATCGCCTCCGCGCTCGCCAATGAATTCAATGAGGCAGGCGGCATACAGAAGGCGGCGTTGCTGGAACTGGGCCTGATCCTGTTCCTGATCACGACGATTGTGCTGGCCTTTGCCAAGATGCTGCTGGTTCGCCTGTCCGCCGGCGAAGGCAAGAAAACCTGA